TGCTCGTCGGGGACGAGCACCTCGTAGCCGGCCTCGCGCAGCACGCGGACCATCGCCCGCGCCCCGGCGCCGTCGAGCGTCTCGGAGAAGGAGTCCGCCCACAGGAGCACCTGGCGCGGCCGGGCCTCCCCGCCCGGCGTCGGGGCGGAGGCGACCTGGGCGTTGCCGCGGGCCCACCGGGAGAAGCGCTCGGTGGCGAAGCCGACCATCTGGCGCCGCGGGTCCATGCCCCCGGCGCGCATGACGAGCCGCGCGACCGGGCGCACACCGAGCACGGCGTTGACGAGCCGGGTGACGGCGGGCACCTGGGTGATGAGCCGGGACCAGCGGGGCAGCCAGCCGAGGGCGTAGTGGTTGACCGGCCGCAGCCGGCGCCGGTAGCTGCGGTGGAGCACCTCGGACTTGTAGCGCGCCATGTCGACGCCGGCCGGGCAGTCGCTCGAGCACGCCTTGCACGAGAGGCACAGGTCGAGCGAGGCGTGCACGGCCGGGCTGCGCACGTCGGTCACGAGGGAGCCGTTGGCGAGCTCCTGGAGGATGCGCGCGCGGCCGCGGGTGACGTCCTTCTCGTCCTTGGTGGCCCGGTAGGACGGGCACATGAAGCCGCCCGCGGCGGAGTTGTCCGAGCGGCACTTGCCCACGCCGGTGCAGCGGTGGACGGCGGTGGTGAGGTCCCCGCCGTCCTCGTGGAAGGTGAACCCGCCGGGGACGGGCGGCAACGGCCGGGCGTAGGGGCGGCGCAGGTCCGCGTCGAGCGGCGCGGGCCGCACGAGGACGCCGGGGTTGAGCTGCTCGGCGGGGTCGAAGAGGGTCTTGACCTTCCCGAAGAGGTCGATCATCTCCCCGCTGTACATGAGCGGGAGCAGCTCGCTGCGGGCGCGGCCGTCGCCGTGCTCGCCGGACAGCGAGCCGCCGTAGGAGGTGACGAGCTCGGCGGAGGCGACGAGGAAGTCGCGCGAGGGGGCGATCCCCTCCGGGCTCTGCAGCGGCATGTCGATGCGCACGTGCATGCACCCGTCGCCGAAGTGGCCGTAGAGGAGCCCGTCGACCCCGTGGTCGGCCATGAGCGCCTCGAAGTCGCGCAGGTAGGCGCCGAGCTTCTCGGGCGGGACGGCGGCGTCCTCCCACCCGGGCCAGCCCTGCGCGCCGGAGGGCGTGCGCCCGCCCAGGCCGGCGCCGTCGGCGCGGATCCGCCACAGCGCGTCGGCCTGCGGTCCGGCGGGCACGACGGCGACGGCGTCGGTCCCGCTGTCGGCCGCGAGCCGGCGGGCGTTGTCGAGGGCGTCCGCGTCGTCGTGCCCGCCGACCTCGACGAGCAGCCAGCCGCCGCCGGGCGGCAGCTCGGGGACGGCCTGCGGGCCGTGGTGACGGCGCACGACGTCGACGAGGCGTGCGTCGATGCCCTCGACGGCGAGCGGCGCGTGGGCGAGCACGGCGGGCACGGCGTCGGCCGCGGCGGCCATGTCCGGGTAGCCGAGCGCGACGAGGACCGGCGCGGAGGGGACGGGGACGAGGTCGACGGTCGCGCCCAGGACGGTGACGAGCGTGCCCTCGCTGCCGACGAGCATCTTCGCCAGGTCCGTGCCGTTCTCCGGCAGGAGGTGCTCCAGGCTGTACCCGGACACCTGCCGCTTGAAGCGGCCGAGCTCGGTACGGATGGTCGCGAGGTTGGCGCTCACGAGCCGGTCGAGGCCGGGGACGACGTCCAGGCTCCCGCGGCCGGCGGTGAAGGAGCGGCCGGTGCCGTCGACGACGTCGAGGGAGGCGACGTTGTCGGCGGTGCGCCCGTAGGCCACGGCGTGCGGGCCGCAGGCGTTGTTGCCGATCATCCCGCCGAAGGTGGCGCGGTTCTGGGTCGAGGGGTCGGGGCCGAAGCGCAGCCCGTGCGGCCGGGCGGCGCGCTGGAGATCGGACATGATCACGCCCGGCTCCACGCGCGCGGTGCGTGCCTCGGGGTCGAGCTCGAGGATGCGGTTGACGTGCCGGGAGAAGTCGATGACGACCCCCGGGCCGATGGAGTTGCCGGCGATCGAGGTGCCGGCGCCACGGGTGGTGACCGGCGCGCCGAGCCGGCGGGCGGTGTCGAGGGCGGCGCGGGCGTCGTCGACGTCCCTGGGGACGACGACGACCTCGGGCACCACCCGGTAGTTCGAGGCGTCGGTGGAGTACAGGCCGCGATGGAGGGGGTCGTCGTGCACCGCTCCGTCGACGGCCGCGCGCAGCGCGGCGACGAGCTCGGAGCGCTGGTCGGCCGGGGCGGGCGGGGCGGGCTCGGTCGTCGTCACGCCCTAAATCCTGCCACTGCCCGCGCCCGGCAAGCCGCTCCGGCTCACGGCGCGGCGGGACCACCGGGGACGGTCAGCCGCCGCAGCCGCGGGATGACCTCCTCGCCGTAGAGCTCGATGAAGCGCCGCTGGTCGGGGCCGGGCGCGTGGAACACGAGGTGGCGGAAGCCGAGGTCGACGTAGGTGCGGATGCGCTCGACGTGCTCGTCCGGGTCGTCGGAGACGATCCAGCGCGAGGCGGCCCGCTCGAGGGGGAGCGCGTCGGACAGGCGCTGCATCTCCACCGGGTCCTCGACGCCGGTCTTCTCCTCGGGGGTGAGCGCGAGCGCCGCCCAGTGCCGGGTGTCCTCCATGGCGCGTCGGCGGTCCGGGTCGAAGGAGACCTTGACCTCCATGAGGAGGTCGAGGTCGGCGAGCGTGCGGCCGGCCTGCTCGGCACCCTCCTCCAGGGCGGGCAGGAGCTTGTCCGTGTAGAGCTCGGGAGCCTTGCCCGACGTCGTGATGAAGCCGTCGCCCACGCGGCCCGCGAAGCGGGTGGCGACCGGGCCGGAGGCGCCGATGTAGATCGGCACCTGCTCCTCCGGGCGGTCGTAGATCGTCGCGTTCTCGGTGCGGTAGTAGGTGCCCTCGAAGGTCACCCGCTCCCCCGACCACAGCTGCCGGATGAGGTCGACCGCCTCGCGCAGGCGGGCGAGGCGCTCCTTGCCGGGGGGCCACGGGATGCCGAGGGCGGCCTCGTTGAGGGACTCGCCGGAGCCGACGCCGAGGATGACGCGGCCGGGGTAGAGGCACCCGAGGGTGGCGAAGGCCTGGGCGATGACGGCCGGGTGGTAGCGGAAGGTCGGGGTGAGGACGGAGGTGCCGAGCACGATCCGCTCGGTCCGCGCGCCGGCCGCCCCGAGCCACGGCAGCGAGGCGGGGGCGTGCCCGCCCTCGTGCCGCCAGGGCTGCAGGTGGTCGGAGATGAACGCCGACTCGAACCCGGCCTGCTCGGCCTGGACGACGAGGTCGACGAGCTCCCCCGGTCCGAACTGCTCGGCGGACGCCTTGTACCCGATCCTCAGCATGCTTCTCCCTCCGGTGCGGCTCAGGTCGCCACCCTCTCACCCATCGTGCTCCGCCACATGCCGCTCCTCGGCGCCGACGTAGTCCGCCAGCGGCCGGATGAGGGTGTTGTCGGCGGCCTGCTCCATGACGTGCGCCGTCCACCCGGTGACGCGCGCGGCGACGAGCAGCGGCGTGAACAAGCGGGTGTCGAAGCCCATGAGGTGGTAGGCGGGCCCGGAGGGGTAGTCGAGGTTCGGCGCGATGCCGGTGCGCTCCGCCATCGCCCGCTCGAGGGAGGTGTAGAGGTCGAGCACGTCGTGCCGTTCGTAGTGCTCGACGAGCCGCCCGAGAGCCGCACGCATCGTCGGCACGCGCGGGTCGCCCTTCTTGTAGACGCGGTGCCCGAAGCCCATCACCCGGCGCCGGGCGGCCAGGGTCTCGTCGAGCCACGCGAGGGTGCGCGACGCGTCCCCGATCTCCTCCAGCGTGTCCATGACGGCCTCGTTGGCGCCGCCGTGGAGCGGGCCCTTGAGCGCGCCGATCGCCCCGACGACGGCGGAGTAGAGGTCCGAGAGCGTCGAGGTGATGACGCGGGCGGTGAACGTCGAGGCGTTGAAGGAGTGCTCGGCGTAGAGGATGAGGGAGATGCGGAAGGCGTCGACGACGACGGGGGCGGGCACCCGCCCGAAGGTCATGTGGAGGAAGTTCTCCACGAACCCGAGGTCCGGGCGGGGCGGGACGACCGGCAGCCCGCGCCGGCGGCGCTGGTCGTAGGCGATGACGGGCGGGATCTGGCTGAGCAGCCGGACCGCCTTGGCGTAGTCGGAGGAGCGGTCCCCGGCGTACGGGTCGGTGGCCCCGATGACGCTCACCGCGGTGCGCAGGACCTCCATCGGGTGCGCCGTCGTCGGCAAGAGGTCGACGGCGGTGCGCACCCGCTCGTCCATCGCGCGCTGGGCGCGGCCCTCCCCCTCCATCTCCAGGAGCTGCAGCCGGGTGGGCAGCTCACCGTGCCACAGGAGGTAGGCGACCTCCTCGAAGGTGCACCGCGCGGCCAGCTCCTCCACCGCGTAGCCCCGGTAGAGCAGCGAGCTCGTCTCCGGGTCGATCTCCGATATCGCCGTCCGGTCGGCGACGACGCCGACCAGACCCTTGCGGATCTCCTCGCTCATGCTCACTCCTCATTGTCGCTCAGCGACGGAGGGCGGAGAGCTCGTCGTCGCGGGCAGGAGGGGTGGTCGCCGTTCGGGGAACAGCCCGGGCGAGGGCACGCGTGGGGCGCGCGGCCCCGGGTCCGCCCCGGGGCCGCGCGCCACGGTCACGCCGTCGCGTCCTCCCCCGCCATGACGGCCGCCCGTCCGGCCTCGAGCCGGGCCACCGGCACCCGGTAGGGGGAGCAGGAGACGTAGTCGAGCCCCGCGGAGTGGAAGAAGTGGATCGACTCCGGGTCCCCGCCGTGCTCGCCGCACACCCCCATCTTCAGCTGCGGCTTGGTCGCCCGTCCGCCCGCGACGCCGGCCCGCACGAGCGGGCCCACGCCCTCGCCGTCGATCGTCTCGAACGGGGAGATGCGCAGCACGCCGTTGGCCAGGTACTGGGAGAAGAACGCCGCCTCGACGTCGTCCCGGGAGAAGCCCCACGTCGTCTGGGTGAGGTCGTTGGTGCCGAAGGAGAAGAAGTCCGCCTGCTCGGCGATGCGGTGGGCGGTGAGCGCCGCTCGCGGCAGCTCGATCATCACGCCGACGGGCAGGTCGAGGAGCACGTTCGCCGCCCTGCCCTCCTCGGCGAGGATCCGCTCGGTCTCCTGCCGCACGAGCTGGAGCTCGCGGACCGAGCCGACGAGCGGGACCATGATCTCCGGCCGCGGGTCGGCGCCCTCGGCGCGCAGGGTCGCGGTCGCCTGGGCGATGGCGCGCACCTGGAGGGCGAACAGCCCGGGGACGACCAGCCCGAGGCGCACGCCGCGCAGGCCGAGCATCGGGTTGGCCTCGTGCATCCGGCGCACCGCGGCGAGCAGCCGCTCACGCTTCTCGTCCACCTCCCCCCGCTCCTTCGCGAGCGCCACCTCCACCGACAGCTCGGTGAGATCGGGCAGGAACTCGTGGAGCGGCGGGTCGATGAGCCGGATCGTCGTCGGCAGCCCGTCCATCGCGCGCAGGATGTCGATGAAGTCGGCCCGCTGGTGCGGCAGGAGCGCCTCGAGCGCCGCAGTGCGCTCCTCGTCGTCGTCGCCGGCGAGGATGACCCGCTCGATGAGCTCGCGCCGGTCCCCGAGGAACATGTGCTCGGTGCGGCACAGGCCGATGCCCTCGGCCCCGCGCTCACGGCCGCGGGCGGCGTCCTCGGCGGTGTCCGCGTTCGCGCGCACCCCGAGCCGGCGGACGTCGTCGGCGTGGCTGAGGACGCGGTGGACGGCGACGATGAGCTCGCGGGTCTCCTCGTCCGGTGCCGCGGCGAGGCCGGCGTCCATGCCGTGGGAGATGTAGGTCATCACCGGGGAGTCGACGACGGGCACCTCGCCGAGGAACACCTCGCCGGTCGTCCCGTCGATGGCGATGATGTCACCCGCGTGCAGCGTGTGGCCGGCGACCCGGACCTCCTGGCGGGCGACGTCGACGTCGAGCGCGTCGGCCCCGACGACGGCGCAGGTGCCCATGCCGCGGGCGACGACGGCGGCGTGGGAGGTCTTGCCGCCGCGCGCGGTGAGGATGCCGGCGGCGACCATCATGCCCTGGAGGTCGTCGGGGTTGGTCTCGCGCCGCACGAGGATGACCTCGGCCCCGGCCTCGGTGCGTGCGACGGCCTGGGCGTTGTCGAAGACGATCTCCCCGACGGCCGCGCCCGGCGAGGCAGCCATGCCGGTGGTGAGCAGCTCGGTGTCCGCCTCGGCGTCGAACTGCGGGAAGAGCAGCTTGCCGAGCTGGGCGCCGGTCACCCGGCTGATCGCCTCGTCCATCGTGATGAGGTCCTCGTCGACCAGCTGGGTGGCGACGCGGAACGCGGCGGCGGCGGTGCGCTTGCCCACGCGGGTCTGCAGGAGCCAGAGCCGGCCGTCCTCGATGGTGAACTCGATGTCGCACAGGTCGCGGTAGTGGGTCTCCAGCCGGCGCATCGCCTGGCGCAGCTCGGAGTAGGCCTCCGGGTTGATCGCCTCGAGCTCGGCGAGCGGCACCGTGTTGCGGATGCCGGCGACGACGTCCTCGCCCTGCGCGTTGGGCAGGTAGTCCCCGTAGACCCCGGAGTGCCCGGTCGAGGGGTCGCGGGTGAAGCACACCCCGGTGCCCGACGTCGGGCCGAGGTTCCCGAAGACCATCGCCTGGACGTTGACCGCCGTGCCGAGGTCGCCCGGGATGCCCTCCTGGCGGCGGTAGAGGACGGCCCGGTCGGTGTTCCAGGAGCGGAGCACGGCCTCGATGGCCATGTCGAGCTGCTGGCGCGGGTGCTGCGGGAAGTCCTGCCCGGACTGCTCGCGGACGATCTCCTTGAACGTCCGGACGAGGCCGCGCAGGTCCGCACCGGTGAGCTCGGTGTCGTCCTTCACCCCGCGCTCGGCCTTGAGGGCGTCGTGCGCGTCGGCGAAGAGGTCACCGTCGATGTCGAGCACGGTCTTGCCGAACATCTGGATGAGCCGCCGGTAGGAGTCCCAGGCGAACCGCTCGTCCCCGGTGTACTCCGTGAGCCCCTGGACGGAGGCGTCGTTGAGGCCGACGTTGAGGACGGTCTCCATCATCCCGGGCATGGAGAACTTCGCGCCCGAGCGCACGGAGACGAGCAGCGGCTCGTGGAAGTCACCGAGCCCGCGGCGCAGCGAGTCCTCCATCTCGCGCAGCGCGAGCGTGACCTCCACGCGCAGGTCCGCCGGGACGACGCCGTCGCGCATGAACGCCCGGCACGCCTCGGTGGTGATGGTGAAGCCCGGCGGGACAGGCAGCCCCAGCCGGCTCATCTCGGCGAGGTTCGCCCCCTTCCCACCGAGCAGGTCCTTCTGGTCCATACCGCCTTCACTGAAGCGGTAGACGTACTTCGCCATCAGCGTTCCCCGTCCTGCTTCACGCGGCGAGCGCGCCTCGCCGGCGTTCGTCACTTTAGCGACGTCCGTCACATCCGGCCTGTGACGTAGTGCCCAGGTGCGCTCCGCGAGCCTGTGGCAGTGGAACCGGTTACGGTGCCGCATGGCTGAGATCGAGGTGGAGGACAATCCCCAGCGGCACCGGTACGAGGCGACGTCCGGGCAGGAGCTCCTCGGCGTCGCACTCTACGAGCGGGAGGGCGACGTCCTCGTCCTCACCCACACGGTGGTGGACAGGGCGGCCGAGGGGCACGGCGTCGGCTCGGCCCTCGCCCGGACGGCGCTGGACACGGCCCGGGACCACGGCCTGCGGGTGCTGCCGCGGTGCCCGTTCATGGCCGGGTGGGTCGAGCGGCACCCGGAGTACGCCGACCTCGTCGCCTGAGGTCCGCGGCTCAGCGTCGCTCGGGCTGCCCCCGCCGGCGGCGGGGTCGCAGCCGCACGTTGGGCAGCTCGGGGGCCGGCAGCGGCGCCCCCGCGTACCCCGGCACGGTCCCGAAGCGGGCCGCCCCCTGCGGGTCGCCCGCCAGGGCCGCCTGCCACTGGTCCCGGGCGGTGAGGACCTCCTCGTGGGTGCGGCCGACGAAGTTCCACCACATGAGCACCTCCTCGGGGAACGGCTCACCGCCGACGAGCACCGCCCGCACCGGCTCCGGCCCGGCCTGCAGGACGAGCTCCTCCCGGCCCGGGGCGAGGTAGGCGAGCCACGCCGGCTCGAGCGCGGTGCCGGCGACGGTGAGCTCCCCGGAGTCCAGGAGCACGCCGTGCTCGAAGGCGGGGTCGACGCGGAGGCGGAGGGTCGCCCCCGCGGCCAGGTCCACCTGCGCGGCCACGAGCGGGGTGTCGGCCCGGGCCGGGGAGGTGAGTCCGCCGAGGGCGCCCAGGAAAACCTGGACGTGGGCGCCGTCGGTCCGGAAGGACGGCACCTGCGCGACGTGCTCGAAGGCCCGGTCGCCGTGCCGGGTGGCCTCGGGCAGCACGGTCCACAGCTGGACGCCGTGCAGGGAGCGCTCCGCGGGGAACCGGGCGAGGGTGCTCTCCTCGGAGTGGCTGATCCCGTGCCCCGCGGTCATGAGGTTGAGCTGCCCGGGCTCGATGGTCTGCACCGAGCCGAGGGCGTCCTGGTGGAGCACCCGTCCGGAGAAGATCCAGGTGACGGTCTGCAGGCCGGTGTGCGGGTGGGGCGCGACGTCCATCCCACCGGTGGCCGCGACGTCGTCCGGGCCGTAGTGGTCGAGGAAGCAGAACGCGCCGATGAGCGAGCGCTCGCGGGAGGGCAGCGTGCGCCGCACCGTCATCGCCCGCGGCCCGCCGAGGGGCACGTCGCGGGGCGCGACGAGCTCGACGCCCTCACCGGGCCGGGCGACGCACACCCGCTCCTGGGGACGGCGCTCGAGGTTCGTCACCACCCGAGGCTACGCCGGTCCGCTTACACGTCGACGCCGTCCCGGGGGGCCCTCCAACCCGCCCGGGACGGCGTCCGCCTGAGGGTCGTTCCTAGAACGCCAGCTGCTCGTCCGCGACGGCGAGGACCCGCCAGGTCCGCCCGTCGGCGTCGCTCAGCTCGTAGGCCGGCAGCAGCAGCGCCGCGTCGCCGTCGGTCCAGTGCTCGATGAGGCCGAGCTCGGCGGCGGTGATCGTCACGTCGGTGACCGACCACGGGATGGGGTCCCCGGCCGCGGGCGGGGCGGCCGGCGGGGCGTTCCAGTCCCGCTCGTCGGGGGCGGGCATGATCCGCATGACGTCGTCGCGCCACACCTCCGACCCGCCGAAGCGCGGGTCGCCGAGCCGGGCCACGGCCTCGGTCGGGCTGACGACCTCGTAGTCGCCGAGCGGGACGAGCGGGGCGAGCGGGCCGCTGAGGGTGTACACCCGGTCGCCCGCGACCTCGGCGTTCCACATGAGGCCGGTGCGCGCGCCGCCTGCAGTCTGGTGGGCGACGACGCTCTGCAGCTCACCCCCGGACCAGTGCGGCTGGACCTCGTACTCCGCGGCGTCGGCGTCGACACCGAGCGCGGCGAGGGTCTCGCGCAGGACGGCGCCGGGACCGTCGGTCGCGGCGTCCGCCTCGGGCCCCTCACCCGTCGGCTCCGCGGGGGCGACGTCGGGGACGCCCGCGTCCCCGCTCGAGGAGCTCATGCCCTCCTCCGCGGCCGAGCCCTCCGCGGGCTCGGGCAGCGGCATCGGCTCGACGTCCGTGAGGAGCTCGTCGATCGCCGGGTCGTAGAACCACACCGAGGCGTTGCCGTCGTTGCCGATCTCCACGGTGGGGCCGTTGCCGTCGACCGGGCCGACGATCCAGCCGCCCTCCTGCCGCGGCTCCCCCTCGACGCCGAGCACCTCGGCCGCCCGGGAGGCGGTCTCGGCGCTCACCGTGCCGGCGGCGTCGAGCGCCCATGCCGCGGCGGTGGACCGCTCGTCGCCGAGCCCCTGGGCGGTGAAGGTCGTGCGTCCGCCCATCCCGCCGGGGAACGACATGTCGGCCGACGCGCGGGCCTCGCCACCACCCGCCATGGTCTCGGGGGTGGTGGCGACCTGCCCGGTGCCCGCCTGGGGCGCCGGGGCGTCGGTGGCGGCACGCCCGATCCCGAACCCGGCG
Above is a genomic segment from Georgenia wutianyii containing:
- a CDS encoding FAD-binding and (Fe-S)-binding domain-containing protein, encoding MTTTEPAPPAPADQRSELVAALRAAVDGAVHDDPLHRGLYSTDASNYRVVPEVVVVPRDVDDARAALDTARRLGAPVTTRGAGTSIAGNSIGPGVVIDFSRHVNRILELDPEARTARVEPGVIMSDLQRAARPHGLRFGPDPSTQNRATFGGMIGNNACGPHAVAYGRTADNVASLDVVDGTGRSFTAGRGSLDVVPGLDRLVSANLATIRTELGRFKRQVSGYSLEHLLPENGTDLAKMLVGSEGTLVTVLGATVDLVPVPSAPVLVALGYPDMAAAADAVPAVLAHAPLAVEGIDARLVDVVRRHHGPQAVPELPPGGGWLLVEVGGHDDADALDNARRLAADSGTDAVAVVPAGPQADALWRIRADGAGLGGRTPSGAQGWPGWEDAAVPPEKLGAYLRDFEALMADHGVDGLLYGHFGDGCMHVRIDMPLQSPEGIAPSRDFLVASAELVTSYGGSLSGEHGDGRARSELLPLMYSGEMIDLFGKVKTLFDPAEQLNPGVLVRPAPLDADLRRPYARPLPPVPGGFTFHEDGGDLTTAVHRCTGVGKCRSDNSAAGGFMCPSYRATKDEKDVTRGRARILQELANGSLVTDVRSPAVHASLDLCLSCKACSSDCPAGVDMARYKSEVLHRSYRRRLRPVNHYALGWLPRWSRLITQVPAVTRLVNAVLGVRPVARLVMRAGGMDPRRQMVGFATERFSRWARGNAQVASAPTPGGEARPRQVLLWADSFSETLDGAGARAMVRVLREAGYEVLVPDEQACCGLTWISTGQLDGARRQLERTMAVLGPFAVNGVPIIGVEPSCTAVLRDDLLDLFPDDPRARSIAEGTYTLAELLTAPAPLGPGEDWQPPSLEGVEVVAQPHCHHHSVMGWEADAAVLARAGATVTRLAGCCGLAGNFGMEKGHYEVSVQVAENALLPALREAGPEAVYLADGYSCRTQGEQLAGRHGIHLAQLLAGERR
- the fgd gene encoding glucose-6-phosphate dehydrogenase (coenzyme-F420); this translates as MLRIGYKASAEQFGPGELVDLVVQAEQAGFESAFISDHLQPWRHEGGHAPASLPWLGAAGARTERIVLGTSVLTPTFRYHPAVIAQAFATLGCLYPGRVILGVGSGESLNEAALGIPWPPGKERLARLREAVDLIRQLWSGERVTFEGTYYRTENATIYDRPEEQVPIYIGASGPVATRFAGRVGDGFITTSGKAPELYTDKLLPALEEGAEQAGRTLADLDLLMEVKVSFDPDRRRAMEDTRHWAALALTPEEKTGVEDPVEMQRLSDALPLERAASRWIVSDDPDEHVERIRTYVDLGFRHLVFHAPGPDQRRFIELYGEEVIPRLRRLTVPGGPAAP
- a CDS encoding bifunctional 2-methylcitrate synthase/citrate synthase, which encodes MSEEIRKGLVGVVADRTAISEIDPETSSLLYRGYAVEELAARCTFEEVAYLLWHGELPTRLQLLEMEGEGRAQRAMDERVRTAVDLLPTTAHPMEVLRTAVSVIGATDPYAGDRSSDYAKAVRLLSQIPPVIAYDQRRRRGLPVVPPRPDLGFVENFLHMTFGRVPAPVVVDAFRISLILYAEHSFNASTFTARVITSTLSDLYSAVVGAIGALKGPLHGGANEAVMDTLEEIGDASRTLAWLDETLAARRRVMGFGHRVYKKGDPRVPTMRAALGRLVEHYERHDVLDLYTSLERAMAERTGIAPNLDYPSGPAYHLMGFDTRLFTPLLVAARVTGWTAHVMEQAADNTLIRPLADYVGAEERHVAEHDG
- the ppdK gene encoding pyruvate, phosphate dikinase, yielding MAKYVYRFSEGGMDQKDLLGGKGANLAEMSRLGLPVPPGFTITTEACRAFMRDGVVPADLRVEVTLALREMEDSLRRGLGDFHEPLLVSVRSGAKFSMPGMMETVLNVGLNDASVQGLTEYTGDERFAWDSYRRLIQMFGKTVLDIDGDLFADAHDALKAERGVKDDTELTGADLRGLVRTFKEIVREQSGQDFPQHPRQQLDMAIEAVLRSWNTDRAVLYRRQEGIPGDLGTAVNVQAMVFGNLGPTSGTGVCFTRDPSTGHSGVYGDYLPNAQGEDVVAGIRNTVPLAELEAINPEAYSELRQAMRRLETHYRDLCDIEFTIEDGRLWLLQTRVGKRTAAAAFRVATQLVDEDLITMDEAISRVTGAQLGKLLFPQFDAEADTELLTTGMAASPGAAVGEIVFDNAQAVARTEAGAEVILVRRETNPDDLQGMMVAAGILTARGGKTSHAAVVARGMGTCAVVGADALDVDVARQEVRVAGHTLHAGDIIAIDGTTGEVFLGEVPVVDSPVMTYISHGMDAGLAAAPDEETRELIVAVHRVLSHADDVRRLGVRANADTAEDAARGRERGAEGIGLCRTEHMFLGDRRELIERVILAGDDDEERTAALEALLPHQRADFIDILRAMDGLPTTIRLIDPPLHEFLPDLTELSVEVALAKERGEVDEKRERLLAAVRRMHEANPMLGLRGVRLGLVVPGLFALQVRAIAQATATLRAEGADPRPEIMVPLVGSVRELQLVRQETERILAEEGRAANVLLDLPVGVMIELPRAALTAHRIAEQADFFSFGTNDLTQTTWGFSRDDVEAAFFSQYLANGVLRISPFETIDGEGVGPLVRAGVAGGRATKPQLKMGVCGEHGGDPESIHFFHSAGLDYVSCSPYRVPVARLEAGRAAVMAGEDATA
- a CDS encoding GNAT family N-acetyltransferase; this translates as MRSASLWQWNRLRCRMAEIEVEDNPQRHRYEATSGQELLGVALYEREGDVLVLTHTVVDRAAEGHGVGSALARTALDTARDHGLRVLPRCPFMAGWVERHPEYADLVA
- a CDS encoding pirin family protein, which encodes MTNLERRPQERVCVARPGEGVELVAPRDVPLGGPRAMTVRRTLPSRERSLIGAFCFLDHYGPDDVAATGGMDVAPHPHTGLQTVTWIFSGRVLHQDALGSVQTIEPGQLNLMTAGHGISHSEESTLARFPAERSLHGVQLWTVLPEATRHGDRAFEHVAQVPSFRTDGAHVQVFLGALGGLTSPARADTPLVAAQVDLAAGATLRLRVDPAFEHGVLLDSGELTVAGTALEPAWLAYLAPGREELVLQAGPEPVRAVLVGGEPFPEEVLMWWNFVGRTHEEVLTARDQWQAALAGDPQGAARFGTVPGYAGAPLPAPELPNVRLRPRRRRGQPERR